The following nucleotide sequence is from Coffea eugenioides isolate CCC68of unplaced genomic scaffold, Ceug_1.0 ScVebR1_1855;HRSCAF=2785, whole genome shotgun sequence.
GTCCAATATCCCACCTGGCTGTCCAATCCAGTCATGGTAAAAAAGGACACCGGGGGATGGAGAATGTGTGTCGACTTCACCGACCTCAACAAGgcctgccccaaagattgctatcCTCTGCCAAGGATAGACGCCCTCGTCGACGCGGCGATGGGGTATGAAATCCTCTGCTTCCTAGATGCCTTCAAAGGGTATCATCAAATAGGAATGAGTGAGGAGGACCAAGAGAAAACGGCGTTCTACACCGAACGAGGTACTTATTGTTACACTACCATGCCCTTCGGGCTAAAGAACGCCGGGGCGACCTACCAAAGGCTGATCAACCGACTCTTCCAGAATCAGATCGGCCGCAATGTGGAGGCCTATGTGGATGACATCCTCGTTAAAAGCCTCGCCACTTCATCCTTTCTGTCAGACGTGAGGGAAGTCTTTGGTGTCCTGCGAGACTCGAGGATGAAGCTGAATCCCAAGAAGTGCGTCTTCGGCGTCACCTCGGGAAAATTCTTGGGGTATCTGGTTTCCCACCGGGGAATCGAGGCCAACCCCGACAAAGTGAAAGCCATTCAGGACATGTCCCCACCTCGGAACATCCGAGAAGTCCAACGGCTGAATGGACGCCTGGCCGCGCTGAATCGCTTCCTGTCCCAATCAGCCGAGAAAGCTCTGCCTTTCTTTAAGGTGCTGAAGAATGCTGACCAGTTCGCCTGGACTGAGGAGTGTCAGGCTGCTTTCGACCAGCTGAAGCAGTACTTGCATCACCTACCAACACTCGCTTCACCTCGGCCCGAGGAGAagctctacctctacctctccGCAGCCGACGAGGCTGTCAGCGCTGTGCTCATCCGAGATGAGGGCACCCAAGTGCCGGTCTACTACGTCAGCCGAGCCCTCCGCGGGCCGGAGACCCGATACACGCAAGTGGAAAAACTTGTGCTGGGGCTCGTCCACGCAGCTCGGCGGTTGAAACCCTACTTCTTAGCCCATCCCATCTCGGTCAGGACCGACCAGCCCATTCGGCAAATATTGGTGCGACCCGAAGCTTCTGGTCGCCTCACCAAGTGGGCTGTCGAATTGGGAGAATATGACTTGTCCTACGAGCCACGCACCGCCATAAAAGCTCAAGCTTTAGCTGACTTCCTTGCTGAGCTCACCTTCACGGAAGGTCCGGAGTCCACTTCAGCCTTACCCGAGGTGTCCACCTCATCCCTGTGGACATTGTATGTCGATGGATCCTCTAATGGAGACGGCTGCGGAGCCGGACTGCTCCTGGAAGGACCTCAGGGGGAGGTTTGCTCTTACGCCCTCCGCTTTGACTTCCCGGCCACCAACAATGAAGCCGAGTACGAGGCTCTAATCGCTGGACTCCAGCTAGCCCGCAAGCTCGGCGCCCAGCAAATCCACGTCCGCAGTGACTCCCAGCTCGTGGTACGCCAAGTTATTGGTGAGTACGAGGCCAAGGATGAGACCATGCAACGGTACCTctccaaagttcaccaactcACCGCGTACTTCAAGTCATTCGAAATCCAAAGGATCCCTCGGTCCCAGAATAAGCGAGCCGACGCCTTATCCCGGCTGGCTTCCACTTCATTCTCTGACCTCAGCAAAACCGTCTTGGTGGAGGTCCTGAGTGAACCAGGGTACGTGGAAGAGGTGGCCTGCCCCGTGCACTCTGAAGAAACTTGGATGACCCCGTTCATCCTTTTCTTGGGTCAAGGAGTCCTTCCCGAAGACCGAGCTGAAGCAAGGAAGATACAACGCAAAGCCGCTCGGTATGCACTCCGCGATGGAGAACTATATAAGCGCTCCTACCTCGGCCCATGGTTGAGGTGTGTCACCCCCGAGGCAGGACGCGAGGTCCCCCACGAGATCCACGAGGGCCTATGTGGGGCTCACATCGGCCACAGGATGCTAGCTAAGAAAGCTATGCTCCTGGGATATTTCTGGCCATCACTTCGGCAAGACTCCCAGGACCTCGTTCTCGGCTGCCCTTCCTGCCAAGTCCACGCACCCGAGCACCACCAGCCTTCAAACTTCATGGTCCCCATCACTTCACCCTGGCCGTTTGAGCAATGGGGGACAGACATCATAGGTCCCTTCCCCAAAGCCGTCGGGGGTTATACATTCTTAGTAACCGCTGTGGAttacttcaccaagtgggtCGAGGCCGAGCCACTTCGGACCATCTCAGGGCTGgccattcaaaaattcttttggaagTGCATTATCTGCCGCTTCGGCATACCTCGGGTCATCATCTCGGACAATGGGAGACAGTTTGCCGAGAACCCGTTCAAGACTTGGTGCGAGAACCTCGGCATCAAACAACACTTCACTTCGGTAGGCCACCCCCAGGCCAATGGTCAAGCAGAAAACTTCAACCGGACTCTTCTACATGGTCTCAGGACCCGACTACACCGAGTTGGGTCATCTTGGGTGGAGGAACTCCCCAGTGTCCTGTGGTCGTATCGGACCACGCCGAGGTCAGCGACGCGAGAGACCCCATTCTCCCTGACCTACGGCGCCGAGGCGGTCATCCCGGCTGAGATCCTTACCCCCAGCCCTCGGCTGGCAGCCTATGCCGCCGA
It contains:
- the LOC113755920 gene encoding uncharacterized protein LOC113755920, which codes for MISLIKDHRDVFAWSADEVVGVPPELMTHQLNVDPQARPVRQKRRHFGPERSQAISDEVDKLLPAKMIHEVQYPTWLSNPVMVKKDTGGWRMCVDFTDLNKACPKDCYPLPRIDALVDAAMGYEILCFLDAFKGYHQIGMSEEDQEKTAFYTERGTYCYTTMPFGLKNAGATYQRLINRLFQNQIGRNVEAYVDDILVKSLATSSFLSDVREVFGVLRDSRMKLNPKKCVFGVTSGKFLGYLVSHRGIEANPDKVKAIQDMSPPRNIREVQRLNGRLAALNRFLSQSAEKALPFFKVLKNADQFAWTEECQAAFDQLKQYLHHLPTLASPRPEEKLYLYLSAADEAVSAVLIRDEGTQVPVYYVSRALRGPETRYTQVEKLVLGLVHAARRLKPYFLAHPISVRTDQPIRQILVRPEASGRLTKWAVELGEYDLSYEPRTAIKAQALADFLAELTFTEGPESTSALPEVSTSSLWTLYVDGSSNGDGCGAGLLLEGPQGEVCSYALRFDFPATNNEAEYEALIAGLQLARKLGAQQIHVRSDSQLVVRQVIGEYEAKDETMQRYLSKVHQLTAYFKSFEIQRIPRSQNKRADALSRLASTSFSDLSKTVLVEVLSEPGYVEEVACPVHSEETWMTPFILFLGQGVLPEDRAEARKIQRKAARYALRDGELYKRSYLGPWLRCVTPEAGREVPHEIHEGLCGAHIGHRMLAKKAMLLGYFWPSLRQDSQDLVLGCPSCQVHAPEHHQPSNFMVPITSPWPFEQWGTDIIGPFPKAVGGYTFLVTAVDYFTKWVEAEPLRTISGLAIQKFFWKCIICRFGIPRVIISDNGRQFAENPFKTWCENLGIKQHFTSVGHPQANGQAENFNRTLLHGLRTRLHRVGSSWVEELPSVLWSYRTTPRSATRETPFSLTYGAEAVIPAEILTPSPRLAAYAAEVNDEERQLDLDLVEERRNLASARIASYKNTLAHYYNARVRHRRFQPGDLVLRKNSVSRAEPQGKLCPKWEGPYRVVESDAKGYCKLSYRDGSLVPRSWHAENLRLYYA